From the genome of Streptomyces sp. NBC_00659, one region includes:
- a CDS encoding HAMP domain-containing sensor histidine kinase, with protein sequence MSGLGERGRGLGERASGERRSSGSWGEVRPFSIKTKLGALVVISVLITTGLSMIAVHTKTELRFITVFSMIATLLITQFVAHSLTAPLDEMNAVARSIWHGDYTRRVRDDRRDELGDLAQTINLMADELEAQDRQRKELVANVSHELRTPIAGLRAVLENVVDGVSAADPETMRTALKQTERLGRLVETLLDLSRLDNGVVPLRRRRFEVWPYLSGVLKEANMVASARADLTSGSGGGHTRKDVHLHLDVSPPELTAHADPERIHQVVANLIDNAVKHSPPHGRVTVRARRGDLPESLALEVLDEGPGIPKSEWHRVFERFNRGGVPAPHGPGSDGGTGLGLAIARWAVDLHGGRIGVAESQRGCRIQVILPGLPSLPS encoded by the coding sequence ATGAGCGGACTCGGAGAACGGGGACGCGGGCTCGGCGAGCGCGCGTCCGGTGAGCGCAGGAGCTCGGGCTCCTGGGGCGAGGTGCGGCCCTTCTCGATCAAGACGAAGCTGGGCGCGCTCGTCGTCATCTCCGTGCTCATCACCACCGGTCTGTCGATGATCGCGGTACACACCAAGACGGAGCTCCGCTTCATCACGGTGTTCTCGATGATCGCCACCCTGCTGATCACGCAGTTCGTCGCGCACTCGCTCACCGCGCCGCTGGACGAGATGAACGCGGTGGCCCGCTCGATCTGGCACGGGGACTACACCCGCCGGGTGCGGGACGACCGGCGCGACGAGCTGGGCGACCTGGCCCAGACGATCAACCTCATGGCCGACGAGCTGGAGGCCCAGGACCGTCAGCGCAAGGAGCTCGTGGCGAATGTCTCGCACGAGCTGCGGACCCCCATCGCGGGTCTGCGCGCGGTCCTGGAGAACGTCGTGGACGGCGTCTCGGCGGCCGATCCCGAGACGATGCGCACCGCGCTGAAGCAGACGGAACGCCTGGGGCGGCTGGTGGAGACCCTCCTCGACCTGTCCCGGCTGGACAACGGCGTCGTACCGCTGCGCAGGCGGCGCTTCGAGGTGTGGCCGTATCTGTCCGGGGTGCTGAAGGAGGCCAACATGGTCGCCTCCGCGCGCGCGGACCTCACCTCGGGCTCCGGCGGCGGTCACACCCGCAAGGACGTCCATCTGCACCTCGACGTGTCCCCGCCGGAGCTGACCGCGCACGCGGACCCGGAGCGGATCCACCAGGTCGTGGCGAATCTCATCGACAACGCGGTCAAGCACAGCCCGCCGCACGGCCGGGTGACGGTACGGGCCCGGCGGGGCGACCTTCCCGAGTCGCTGGCCCTGGAGGTCCTGGACGAGGGGCCCGGCATTCCGAAGTCGGAATGGCACCGCGTCTTCGAGCGGTTCAACCGCGGCGGGGTGCCCGCGCCGCACGGTCCGGGCAGCGACGGCGGTACGGGCCTGGGGCTCGCGATCGCCCGCTGGGCGGTGGATCTGCACGGCGGACGCATAGGTGTGGCCGAATCTCAGCGGGGTTGCCGGATCCAGGTCATCCTTCCGGGACTTCCTTCTCTGCCAAGTTGA
- a CDS encoding response regulator transcription factor, translating to MEQTHTSQNGTAATPGAQRRVLVVEDDPTIVDAIAARLRAEGFLVQTAGDGPAAVDTAEAWQPDLLILDIMLPGFDGLEVCRRVQAARPVPVLMLTARDDETDMLVGLGVGADDYMTKPFSMRELAARVHVLLRRVERAVVAASTPRSGILRLGELEIDHAQRRVRVRSEDVHLTPTEFDLLVCLANTPRAVLSREQLLAEVWDWADASGTRTVDSHIKALRRKIGAERIRTVHGVGYALETPTP from the coding sequence ATGGAGCAGACACACACCTCCCAGAACGGCACGGCGGCGACCCCGGGCGCTCAGCGCCGGGTTTTGGTCGTCGAGGACGACCCCACGATCGTCGACGCCATCGCGGCCCGTCTGCGAGCCGAGGGATTCCTCGTGCAAACCGCGGGTGACGGCCCGGCCGCCGTCGACACCGCCGAGGCATGGCAGCCCGATCTGCTGATCCTCGACATCATGCTGCCCGGCTTCGACGGTCTGGAGGTCTGCCGGCGTGTGCAGGCCGCCCGCCCGGTGCCGGTGCTGATGCTCACCGCGCGCGACGACGAGACCGACATGCTGGTCGGGCTCGGAGTCGGCGCCGACGACTACATGACCAAGCCGTTCTCGATGCGCGAGCTCGCGGCCCGGGTGCACGTCCTGCTCCGCAGGGTCGAGCGCGCGGTCGTCGCGGCCTCCACTCCGCGCAGCGGCATCCTTCGGCTCGGCGAGCTGGAGATCGACCACGCGCAGCGCCGGGTGCGGGTCCGCAGCGAGGACGTACACCTCACTCCGACCGAGTTCGACCTCCTGGTCTGCCTCGCGAACACCCCGCGTGCCGTACTCTCGCGCGAGCAGCTGCTCGCCGAGGTGTGGGACTGGGCGGACGCCTCCGGTACCCGGACCGTCGACAGCCACATCAAGGCGCTGCGCCGCAAGATCGGTGCCGAGCGGATCCGTACGGTGCACGGCGTCGGCTACGCACTGGAGACCCCGACTCCCTGA
- a CDS encoding spermidine synthase, whose translation MTASYETPEVIDRRQSPYGEVVLRRHGALLQIIANGCFLMDTSDGRSERLLMDAAYDALDGRPEPSVLIGGLGVGFSLAHAAADRHWGRITVVERERAIIDWHRGGPLAELSAEALADPRTDIVERDLVDYVNEISDTFDALCLDIDNGPGWTVTEGNAGLYGASGLAGCARALRPGGVLAVWSAQPSPEFEVTLRNAGFRQVRTEVIPVARGVPDVVHLAVRPG comes from the coding sequence ATGACCGCCTCGTACGAGACTCCCGAAGTCATCGACCGCCGTCAGAGCCCGTACGGCGAGGTCGTGCTGCGGCGCCACGGAGCACTGCTCCAGATCATCGCCAACGGATGCTTCCTGATGGACACCTCCGACGGGCGTTCCGAGCGGCTGCTCATGGACGCGGCGTACGACGCGCTGGACGGGCGCCCGGAGCCGAGCGTGCTGATCGGCGGGCTCGGCGTCGGGTTCTCGCTGGCGCACGCCGCGGCCGACCGTCACTGGGGGCGCATCACAGTTGTCGAGCGCGAACGGGCCATCATCGACTGGCACCGGGGCGGCCCGCTCGCCGAACTGTCCGCGGAGGCGCTCGCCGATCCGCGCACCGACATCGTCGAGAGGGACCTCGTCGACTACGTCAATGAGATCTCCGACACGTTCGACGCCCTGTGTCTCGACATCGACAACGGACCCGGCTGGACGGTCACCGAAGGCAACGCGGGACTGTACGGTGCGTCCGGACTGGCAGGCTGCGCAAGGGCGTTGAGGCCTGGCGGCGTCCTCGCCGTGTGGTCGGCGCAGCCCTCTCCGGAATTTGAAGTTACCTTGCGGAATGCCGGATTCCGACAGGTCCGTACCGAAGTGATCCCCGTTGCCCGGGGCGTTCCCGACGTGGTGCATCTCGCGGTGAGGCCTGGATAG
- the lon gene encoding endopeptidase La: protein MASTSASLTLPVLPLDDEVVLPGMVVPLDLSDPDVRAAVEAAQAAARSTPGKPQVLLVPRIDGTYASTGVLGTVEQVGRLADGDPGALIRGRGRVRVGAGTTGPGAALWVEGTRVEETVPDPLPGRVTDLVKEYKALATSWLRKRAAWQVVDRVQQIDDVSALADNSGYSPFLSVEQKVELLETADPVARLKLATEQLREHLAEQDVAESIAKDVQEGVDKQQREFLLRRQLEAVRKELRDLKGEEGEDESGDYRARVEAADLPESVREAALKEVEKLERSSDQSPEGSWIRTWLDTVLELPWNERTEDAYDIRGAQAVLDAEHAGLDDVKERITEYLAVRKRRSERGLGVVGGRRGGAVLALVGPPGVGKTSLGESVAHAMGRKFVRVALGGVRDEAEIRGHRRTYVGALPGRIVRAVKEAGSMNPVVLLDEIDKVGSDYRGDPAAALLEVLDPAQNHTFRDHYLEVELDLSDVVFLATANVLEAIPEALLDRMELVRLDGYTEDEKVVIARDHLLPRQLERAGLEKDEVVLDESALRKLAGEYTREAGVRNLERGIARLLRKVAAQHELGRRELPFTVKDTDLRELIGRPHHVPESGQDPAERRTAVPGVATGLAVTGAGGDVLYVEASLADPETGAAGLTLTGQLGDVMKESAQIALSFLRSHGAELELPVGDLKDRGAHIHFPAGAVPKDGPSAGVTMTTALASLLSGRLVRTDVAMTGEVSLTGRVLPIGGVKQKLLAAHRAGVTTVIIPKRNEADLDDVPAEVLEKLDVHTVTDVRQVLELALAPATNSAVPEVSVAA, encoded by the coding sequence ATGGCTTCGACGTCCGCATCACTCACTCTGCCCGTGCTGCCGCTCGACGACGAGGTAGTGCTGCCCGGAATGGTGGTTCCGCTGGATCTGAGCGACCCCGATGTGCGGGCCGCGGTGGAGGCCGCTCAGGCCGCCGCCCGTTCAACGCCCGGGAAGCCTCAGGTACTCCTGGTGCCGCGTATCGACGGGACCTACGCGAGCACCGGTGTGCTCGGCACGGTCGAGCAGGTCGGCCGGCTGGCCGACGGTGACCCGGGCGCGCTGATCCGAGGGCGTGGGCGCGTGAGGGTGGGCGCGGGGACCACGGGTCCCGGCGCGGCACTGTGGGTCGAGGGCACCCGGGTCGAGGAGACCGTGCCCGACCCGCTGCCCGGCCGGGTCACCGACCTGGTGAAGGAATACAAGGCCCTGGCCACGAGCTGGCTGCGCAAGCGCGCCGCCTGGCAGGTCGTGGACCGGGTGCAGCAGATCGACGACGTTTCCGCCCTTGCCGACAATTCCGGTTACTCACCGTTCCTTTCCGTGGAACAGAAGGTCGAGCTGCTGGAGACCGCCGACCCGGTGGCCCGGCTGAAGCTCGCCACCGAACAGCTCCGCGAGCACCTCGCCGAGCAGGATGTCGCCGAGTCCATCGCCAAGGACGTCCAGGAGGGCGTCGACAAGCAGCAGCGCGAGTTCCTGCTGCGGCGCCAGCTGGAAGCCGTACGCAAGGAGCTGCGCGACCTCAAGGGAGAGGAAGGAGAGGACGAGTCCGGCGACTACCGCGCCCGTGTCGAGGCCGCCGACCTTCCCGAGAGTGTCCGCGAGGCCGCCCTCAAGGAGGTCGAGAAGCTGGAGCGGTCCAGTGACCAGTCGCCCGAGGGCAGCTGGATCCGGACCTGGCTCGACACCGTCCTGGAGCTGCCGTGGAACGAGCGGACCGAGGACGCGTACGACATCCGGGGCGCCCAGGCCGTGCTCGACGCCGAGCACGCCGGTCTGGACGACGTGAAGGAGCGCATCACCGAGTACCTCGCCGTGCGCAAGCGGCGCTCCGAGCGCGGTCTCGGAGTCGTCGGCGGCCGGCGCGGCGGCGCCGTCCTCGCGCTCGTCGGCCCGCCCGGTGTCGGCAAGACCTCACTGGGCGAGTCCGTCGCGCACGCCATGGGCCGCAAGTTCGTCCGCGTCGCCCTCGGCGGCGTCCGGGACGAGGCCGAGATCCGCGGACACCGCCGTACGTACGTCGGCGCGCTGCCCGGCCGGATCGTGCGCGCCGTCAAGGAGGCCGGGTCGATGAACCCGGTGGTCCTGCTCGACGAGATCGACAAGGTCGGCTCCGACTACCGGGGCGACCCGGCGGCGGCGCTGCTCGAAGTCCTCGACCCGGCGCAGAACCACACCTTCCGCGACCACTACCTGGAGGTCGAACTCGACCTCTCCGACGTCGTGTTCCTCGCCACGGCCAACGTTCTGGAAGCCATCCCGGAGGCACTGCTCGACCGTATGGAGCTGGTCCGCCTCGACGGCTACACCGAGGACGAGAAGGTCGTCATCGCCCGGGACCACCTGCTGCCGCGCCAGCTGGAGCGGGCGGGCCTGGAGAAGGACGAGGTCGTCCTCGACGAGAGCGCGCTGCGCAAGCTCGCGGGGGAGTACACCCGGGAAGCGGGCGTGCGGAACCTGGAGCGGGGCATCGCGCGGCTGCTGCGCAAGGTCGCGGCCCAGCACGAACTGGGCCGCCGGGAGCTGCCGTTCACGGTGAAGGACACCGACCTGCGCGAGCTCATCGGGCGTCCGCACCATGTGCCCGAGTCGGGGCAGGACCCGGCCGAGCGCCGTACGGCGGTGCCCGGCGTCGCCACGGGTCTCGCGGTCACCGGCGCGGGAGGTGACGTCCTCTATGTGGAGGCGTCGCTGGCCGACCCGGAGACGGGCGCGGCCGGTCTGACCCTCACCGGCCAGCTCGGGGACGTGATGAAGGAGTCGGCGCAGATCGCGCTCTCCTTCCTGCGCTCGCACGGCGCGGAGCTCGAACTCCCCGTCGGCGATCTGAAGGACCGGGGCGCGCACATCCACTTCCCGGCGGGCGCGGTCCCCAAGGACGGCCCGAGCGCGGGCGTCACGATGACGACCGCCCTGGCGTCGCTGCTGTCGGGCCGGCTGGTCCGCACCGATGTGGCCATGACGGGTGAGGTGTCGCTGACCGGCCGTGTCCTGCCGATCGGCGGGGTGAAGCAGAAGCTGCTCGCCGCGCACCGGGCGGGTGTCACGACCGTGATCATCCCCAAGCGCAACGAGGCCGATCTGGACGACGTCCCGGCCGAGGTCCTGGAGAAGCTCGACGTCCACACCGTCACGGACGTCCGCCAGGTCCTGGAGCTGGCACTGGCGCCGGCGACGAACAGCGCTGTGCCGGAGGTTTCGGTGGCCGCGTGA
- a CDS encoding lysozyme, translating to MSVHGSGTARRLRMLVAGTLLAAFSLLSALPSSAADTPARGSARMGMGVIDHDGQDGTPSTGDATQTEGVDVAGYQGNVAWSTLWNSGVRWAYTKASEGTYYTNPYFAQQYNGAYNIGMIRGSYHFATPDTTTGATQANYFVDHGGGWSGDGKTLPGTLDIEWNPYGAACYGKTQSAMVSWISSFLTQYRARTGRDAVIYTAASWWTQCTGNYGGFASAHPLWIARYASDPGTLPAGWGFYTMWQYTSSGPTVGDHDKFNGALDRVQALANG from the coding sequence ATGTCCGTGCACGGATCCGGAACCGCCCGCCGCCTGCGAATGCTCGTGGCAGGAACCCTGCTCGCCGCCTTCTCCCTCCTCTCCGCCCTCCCTTCCTCCGCCGCCGACACCCCCGCCCGCGGCTCCGCCCGGATGGGCATGGGGGTCATCGACCACGACGGTCAGGACGGCACGCCGTCCACCGGTGACGCCACCCAGACAGAAGGTGTGGACGTGGCCGGCTACCAGGGCAACGTCGCCTGGTCGACGCTGTGGAACAGCGGGGTCAGGTGGGCCTACACCAAGGCGAGCGAGGGGACGTACTACACGAACCCGTACTTCGCCCAGCAGTACAACGGCGCGTACAACATCGGCATGATCCGCGGGTCGTACCACTTCGCGACCCCGGACACGACGACCGGCGCCACCCAGGCCAACTACTTCGTCGACCACGGCGGCGGCTGGTCGGGCGACGGCAAGACGCTGCCCGGCACGCTCGACATCGAGTGGAACCCGTACGGGGCCGCCTGCTACGGCAAGACGCAGAGCGCGATGGTCAGCTGGATCAGCAGCTTCCTCACCCAGTACAGGGCCAGGACCGGCCGTGACGCGGTGATCTACACGGCCGCGAGCTGGTGGACCCAGTGCACCGGCAACTACGGCGGCTTCGCGTCCGCCCATCCCCTGTGGATAGCGCGGTACGCCTCCGATCCGGGGACGCTCCCGGCCGGCTGGGGCTTCTACACGATGTGGCAGTACACGTCGTCGGGCCCGACGGTCGGGGACCACGACAAATTCAACGGTGCGCTCGACCGGGTGCAGGCACTGGCCAACGGCTGA
- a CDS encoding MarR family winged helix-turn-helix transcriptional regulator has product MHEGGNDGGRPVESGVSGNGMDRPAAHGGVEREFLSLERELTVFLRRARANQGEMAREVHPDLESAAYGLLVRLEECGRQRATELAAYIGVGKATMSRQLRALEELGLVAREPDPADGRAWLVHLTDEGRGRVSSVREARRARYVRQLAHWDQNEVAELARLLNQLNRGMER; this is encoded by the coding sequence GTGCACGAGGGCGGAAACGACGGCGGACGTCCGGTCGAATCCGGCGTGTCGGGAAATGGTATGGACCGGCCCGCGGCGCACGGCGGTGTGGAGCGCGAGTTCCTTTCCCTGGAACGCGAGTTGACCGTGTTTCTGCGCCGCGCTCGCGCCAACCAGGGGGAGATGGCCCGCGAGGTCCATCCTGACCTGGAGTCCGCCGCGTACGGGCTCCTCGTCCGTCTGGAGGAGTGCGGTCGCCAGCGCGCCACGGAACTCGCCGCCTACATCGGCGTCGGCAAGGCCACGATGTCCCGGCAGCTGCGCGCCCTGGAGGAGCTGGGCCTGGTCGCGCGCGAACCCGACCCCGCCGACGGCCGCGCCTGGCTCGTCCACCTCACCGATGAGGGCCGTGGACGTGTCTCCAGCGTTCGCGAGGCCCGCCGGGCCCGCTATGTCCGCCAACTCGCCCACTGGGACCAGAACGAGGTCGCGGAACTCGCCCGCCTGCTGAACCAGCTGAACCGCGGCATGGAGAGGTAG
- a CDS encoding protein phosphatase 2C domain-containing protein, with protein sequence MRTELVSEPGDPDHPNEDFASVGLPASGQGGSLVALDGVTPPRGGDGCLHSVHWFSARLGGALTELSVSQGDLPLREVLARAIRRVADAHAGTCDLSHPRTPQATVVLARWSASRVEYLILSDSALLVESPSGEVTALLDDRLSRLPRTALASDAVADSTVRNKEGGFFTAAADPSVASRAVAGTLPRSSVRALTALTDGATRWVERFHAGDWTELFALVREEGSASLVERVRRLERSDAAERPGSRRGKTHDDATVVFVDL encoded by the coding sequence ATGCGCACTGAACTCGTGTCGGAGCCCGGAGACCCGGACCACCCCAATGAGGACTTCGCATCGGTCGGGCTTCCCGCTTCAGGACAGGGCGGTTCACTGGTCGCGCTCGACGGGGTGACGCCGCCCCGGGGTGGCGACGGCTGTCTGCATTCGGTCCACTGGTTCTCCGCGCGGCTCGGCGGCGCGCTGACCGAACTGTCCGTTTCGCAGGGGGATTTACCCCTGCGGGAGGTCCTGGCGCGGGCGATTCGCCGCGTCGCCGACGCACACGCCGGCACCTGTGACCTTTCTCACCCGCGTACGCCCCAGGCAACCGTGGTCCTCGCGCGGTGGTCCGCGTCGCGGGTCGAGTACCTGATCCTCTCGGACTCGGCCCTGCTGGTGGAATCCCCCTCCGGCGAGGTCACCGCCCTGCTGGACGACCGCCTCTCCCGGCTCCCGCGCACGGCCCTCGCCTCGGACGCCGTCGCCGACTCCACCGTCCGCAACAAGGAGGGCGGCTTCTTCACGGCCGCCGCGGACCCCTCGGTCGCCTCGCGCGCGGTGGCGGGCACCCTCCCCCGGTCCTCGGTCCGCGCCCTGACGGCTCTCACGGACGGCGCCACCCGGTGGGTGGAGAGGTTCCACGCGGGCGACTGGACCGAGCTGTTCGCTCTCGTGCGCGAAGAGGGCTCGGCCTCGCTCGTCGAGCGCGTACGGCGCCTGGAGCGCTCGGACGCGGCGGAGCGGCCGGGGTCCCGGCGGGGCAAGACGCACGACGACGCGACGGTGGTGTTCGTGGACCTGTGA
- a CDS encoding sensor histidine kinase, translated as MRAPVQKTRPRRTGKKTASNSTEGGAVGDATGSTGRGRTAHVRNRLIVAVAVVAAAIAGAGAPMVLSASQQLNDSQNLVTLAQRTQQALTLAHALADERDEVTSYVAAGRPKAKAPSERRSALVDRQVDELRADADAPAALLEDLDGIPTLRRSALTGKSSALEAHQAYSGAIAELHALAEDLADRMPPRAGAGSHALAELDTAVQQSAAARGLLLAALGIPHTTQSVYNPVTGLTSTTNTSSAADAKQRDALSAAAQQARLRSDAAIADFRETAPKQAVTSYDSTVTGPDVGSADKYLANLTAQPKLSDSALGTGVKKLDAALSARIELMRGAEASLNDHRTKNVEALRDDDVTALELRVTLLGVLMLVAAGMTMAMARSLTRPLAVLRLGSARLAADPASGEPVKFTGRNDEFAQVVRSVNALHAHATGLHERIATLESDRKHLVGQRQQMADERDRLRSELAEAAANLEQVRGTIHSTFVNLALRTLGLVERQLGVIEGLEEREQDPDRLSTLFKLDHFATVMRRHSENLLVLAGAEHVQHHAGPVPLVDVARASVSEIERYERVRIAALPPHAHIAGFAADDLSHLVAELLENATSFSPPDVPVELSGWLLESGDVMLSVQDEGIGMTDDRMRHLNARLSEFDPEDTYDQESGEGLGLGLYVVARLAHRHGVRVKLREQKQGGVAAVVVLPKALLAAAPASTVPASVRLAGGAPAVALPGADAEANSNVLRGRSILRASVVASADAEDPLIAAAEAAIEESATEPEAVPERTQASGSGPAVQAPVIPAPREPEPELTSETTMELLLPELAPQAPAQDAAEEPAAMAATAVTTGTADAPGPGSPEPAQALAGDTTTARPDTTTTRADTTPAGVTETASRTDGTAPGVTQTASDPRVPAAERTPAADVPQGTATEALAGSAADTPAAGPAAADPYAIGPDDHERVPDEHPRVTDKGLPKRTPKISAPATAPRPRVGGVDADALRRRLGGFHRGAIEGRRDVEAEIADRTAETPTPEGQTPPAPAPAHAPAGPASTDHRTGAQDVEASGGTAEEASS; from the coding sequence ATGCGAGCACCGGTGCAGAAGACGCGGCCGAGGCGCACAGGCAAGAAGACGGCCTCCAACTCCACAGAGGGTGGCGCCGTCGGCGACGCCACCGGCTCCACGGGCCGGGGCAGGACCGCCCATGTACGCAACCGGCTGATCGTGGCCGTGGCGGTCGTCGCGGCCGCCATCGCCGGAGCCGGCGCGCCCATGGTCCTGTCGGCCTCACAGCAACTGAACGATTCCCAGAATCTGGTGACGCTCGCCCAGCGCACCCAGCAGGCGCTGACCCTGGCGCACGCGCTGGCCGACGAGCGCGACGAGGTCACCTCCTACGTCGCCGCCGGCAGGCCCAAGGCCAAGGCGCCCTCCGAGCGGCGCAGCGCCCTGGTCGACCGGCAGGTCGACGAGCTGCGCGCGGACGCGGACGCCCCCGCCGCGCTGCTCGAGGACCTCGACGGCATCCCGACACTCAGGCGATCGGCGCTCACCGGGAAGAGCTCCGCCCTGGAGGCGCACCAGGCGTACTCCGGCGCCATCGCCGAACTCCACGCACTCGCCGAGGACCTGGCCGACCGGATGCCGCCGCGCGCGGGCGCCGGTTCGCACGCCCTCGCCGAGCTGGACACCGCCGTCCAGCAGTCCGCCGCGGCCCGCGGACTGCTCCTGGCGGCCCTCGGCATCCCGCACACCACCCAGAGCGTCTACAACCCGGTCACGGGTCTGACGAGCACCACGAACACCTCGTCGGCCGCCGACGCCAAGCAGCGCGACGCGCTGAGCGCCGCCGCCCAGCAGGCGCGCCTCCGCTCCGACGCGGCCATCGCGGACTTCCGCGAGACCGCGCCCAAGCAGGCCGTGACGTCGTACGACTCCACGGTCACCGGCCCCGACGTCGGCTCCGCGGACAAGTACCTGGCCAACCTCACCGCGCAGCCGAAGCTCTCGGACTCCGCGCTCGGCACCGGCGTCAAGAAGCTCGACGCCGCCCTGTCGGCCCGGATCGAGCTGATGCGCGGAGCCGAGGCCTCCCTCAACGACCACCGCACCAAGAACGTCGAAGCGCTGCGGGACGACGACGTCACCGCGCTGGAGCTCCGCGTCACCCTGCTCGGCGTCCTGATGCTGGTCGCCGCCGGCATGACGATGGCCATGGCCCGCAGCCTGACCAGGCCACTCGCCGTCCTGCGGCTCGGCTCGGCCCGGCTCGCCGCCGACCCGGCCTCCGGAGAACCGGTCAAGTTCACCGGCCGCAACGACGAGTTCGCCCAGGTCGTCCGCTCCGTCAACGCACTGCACGCGCACGCCACCGGTCTGCACGAGCGGATCGCCACCCTCGAGAGCGACCGCAAGCACCTCGTCGGCCAGCGCCAGCAGATGGCCGACGAGCGCGACCGGCTGCGCTCCGAACTCGCCGAGGCGGCGGCCAACCTGGAGCAGGTGCGCGGCACCATCCACAGCACCTTCGTGAACCTCGCGCTGCGCACCCTCGGCCTCGTCGAGCGCCAGCTCGGCGTGATCGAGGGCCTGGAGGAGCGCGAGCAGGACCCGGACCGCCTCTCCACCCTCTTCAAGCTCGACCACTTCGCCACCGTCATGCGGCGGCACAGCGAGAACCTCCTCGTTCTCGCGGGCGCCGAGCACGTCCAGCACCACGCGGGCCCGGTCCCGCTCGTCGACGTCGCCCGTGCCTCGGTCAGCGAGATCGAGCGGTACGAACGGGTGCGGATCGCCGCGCTGCCCCCGCACGCGCACATCGCCGGGTTCGCCGCCGACGACCTCAGCCACCTGGTGGCCGAACTCCTGGAGAACGCCACCTCGTTCTCGCCGCCCGACGTGCCCGTCGAGCTCTCCGGCTGGCTGCTGGAGAGCGGTGACGTGATGCTCTCCGTGCAGGACGAGGGCATCGGCATGACCGACGACCGGATGAGGCACCTCAACGCCCGCCTCTCCGAGTTCGACCCGGAGGACACGTACGACCAGGAGAGCGGCGAGGGACTCGGGCTCGGCCTGTACGTCGTGGCCCGGCTCGCCCACCGGCACGGTGTACGGGTGAAGCTGCGAGAGCAGAAGCAGGGCGGGGTGGCCGCCGTGGTCGTCCTCCCGAAGGCGCTGCTCGCCGCCGCCCCCGCGTCCACCGTCCCCGCCTCCGTCAGGCTCGCCGGCGGAGCCCCCGCGGTGGCCCTGCCGGGCGCGGACGCCGAGGCCAACTCCAACGTGCTGCGCGGCCGTTCGATCCTGCGCGCCTCGGTCGTGGCCTCGGCCGATGCCGAGGACCCGCTGATCGCGGCGGCCGAGGCGGCCATCGAGGAGTCCGCCACCGAACCGGAGGCGGTGCCCGAGCGGACGCAGGCTTCCGGGTCCGGGCCGGCCGTGCAGGCTCCGGTCATCCCGGCGCCCCGTGAGCCCGAGCCGGAGCTCACCTCCGAGACGACGATGGAGCTGCTCCTCCCGGAGCTCGCCCCGCAGGCCCCCGCGCAGGACGCCGCCGAGGAACCGGCCGCCATGGCCGCCACAGCCGTCACCACGGGGACGGCCGACGCACCCGGCCCCGGATCCCCCGAGCCGGCCCAGGCCCTCGCCGGGGACACGACGACCGCACGCCCGGACACGACGACCACGCGCGCGGACACCACGCCCGCCGGTGTCACGGAGACCGCCTCCCGCACGGACGGGACGGCCCCCGGTGTCACACAGACCGCGTCCGACCCCCGTGTACCGGCCGCGGAGCGCACTCCGGCGGCGGACGTCCCCCAGGGAACGGCCACCGAGGCACTCGCGGGGTCCGCGGCCGACACCCCGGCCGCAGGTCCGGCAGCCGCCGACCCGTACGCCATCGGCCCCGACGACCACGAGCGTGTTCCCGACGAACACCCCAGGGTCACCGACAAGGGCCTGCCCAAACGCACACCGAAGATCTCCGCCCCCGCGACCGCACCGCGCCCCCGCGTGGGCGGCGTGGACGCCGACGCACTGCGCCGCAGGCTCGGCGGGTTCCACCGGGGCGCGATCGAGGGCCGACGCGATGTGGAGGCCGAGATCGCGGACCGGACGGCGGAGACCCCCACGCCCGAAGGACAGACCCCGCCGGCCCCCGCACCCGCACACGCGCCCGCAGGACCCGCGTCCACCGATCACCGGACCGGCGCACAGGACGTAGAAGCATCGGGGGGCACAGCCGAGGAGGCAAGCAGTTGA
- a CDS encoding roadblock/LC7 domain-containing protein gives MTATSTFGLSSEARNLHWLLTNLVEEVPGLQSVAVVSSDGLLLLSSDPGHNAEARTADSVKPKGPKGSAADLATIVSGIGSLTLGAAKLMDNGGVKQTMVAMDEGSLFVMAISDGSLLGVHGAADCDMSVVAYHMALFVGRAGHVLTPELRIELRKSLEADASGSAG, from the coding sequence TTGACCGCGACCAGTACCTTCGGCCTGAGCAGCGAAGCACGTAACCTGCACTGGCTGCTGACCAATCTCGTCGAGGAGGTGCCCGGCCTCCAGTCGGTCGCGGTCGTCTCCTCCGACGGCCTGCTCCTGCTCTCCTCCGACCCCGGCCACAACGCCGAGGCGAGGACGGCCGACAGCGTCAAACCGAAGGGCCCCAAGGGCTCCGCGGCCGACCTCGCCACCATCGTCTCCGGCATCGGCAGCCTCACCCTCGGCGCCGCCAAGCTGATGGACAACGGCGGCGTCAAGCAGACCATGGTCGCGATGGACGAGGGCAGCCTCTTCGTCATGGCGATCAGCGACGGCTCGCTGCTCGGGGTGCACGGCGCCGCGGACTGCGACATGAGCGTCGTGGCGTACCACATGGCGCTCTTCGTCGGCCGGGCCGGACATGTCCTGACCCCCGAGCTGCGCATCGAGCTCCGAAAATCCCTCGAGGCCGACGCTTCCGGGAGTGCCGGATGA